TTTTAATACTCTATTCCCTTTGCAATAACTTTTTTTAAATTTAAATGTTTATCTAGAAAAACTATATCAGCAAAATATCCAGGTTGAAGCTTTCCATATTCATTATCTATCTTAACAGCTTTAGCTGGATATAGAGTTGCCATTCTGATGGCTTCTTCTAAAGTTATATCACAATATTTAACTAAATTTTTAACTCCAACATCCATTGTAAGTGCAGAACCACCTAAAGTTCCATCTTCTCCAAAGCATTTTCCATCTTTGTAATAAACTTTATTTCCTTCAAAATAGAAATATTCCATATTAGTTCCCACAGGAGCTACAGCATCAGTAACTAAGTATAATCTTTCTCCCATAATTTTTATAGCTGATTTAATTGCTGAATAGTGGCAATGGAATCCATCGACAATTACTCCAGCATGAATATCGCTATCAAAAATTGCTCCAACAGCACCAGGGTTTCTATGGTTAAATGAAGACATCCCATTATACAGATGAGTAGCTAGAGTTACTCCATACCCTTCTTTCTCTTTTAACTCTTCATAAGTTCCATTTGTATGACCTAAAGCTACGTTAATTCCAGCTTTGTGTAGCTTAGTAATAAATTTCTTATCTGTTTTTTCTGGAGCTAAAGTAATTATTCTTACATTTTCTTTTCCAGATTCAACAATTCTATCTATGATTTTGTCTTCAGCTTCTCTTATAAATTTAGGATTATGTATTCCTTTCTTTTCTAGACTAATATATGGTCCCTCTATATGCAATCCTATGACACCATATTTTTCTTTGTCTAAATTTTCTACTAGAGATATAGCTTTTAAAATATTCTCATCACTTGTTGTAATAAGAGTAGGGGTAAATGAAGTACACCCTGATTTTAAATTTGTTTTATACATTGTTTCTATTGTCTCTTTGCTTATATCATCGTTAAAAAGTACTCCACCACATCCATTAAGTTGTAAATCTATAAATCCTGGTGTTACATAGCTTCCATTAGCATCAATCGTCTCTATCTTTGTTCCATCTTTTTTAAATGTCTCTTCATCTAATATATCAACTATTTTATCATCTTCAAATATTAATACTTTTTCTTTATAGAACTTATTTCCTATAAATAACTCTCCATTTATAATAGCCTTTTTCATAGTTTCTCCTTTTTAAAATAAGGGAAAGCTACATAATTAACGCAACTTTCCCTAGTTGATTTAAATATTTTATTTATTTTCGTTGTATAAATCAGCTAATAATTTTTCTGAATCTAAGTTTTCTTTCTCTATATCTTTAAAATATCTGTAAGTGCTTACTTTTAACTCTGAACAAGCAGCTTCATCTGAAACAATAATACCACTTCTATGTAGTTGAAGAGCTGAGATAGTCCACATATGGTTTACTCCTTCCTCTACTCCATGTTGAAGAGCTCTAGCTTTATTTGCACCTGTTACCATGATTAAAACCTCTTTAGCATCTAATATAGTTCCAACTCCAACAGTTAAAGCAAGTTTAGGAACTTTATTGATATCTCCACCGAAGAATCTAGAGTTAGCTATTATTGTATCCATTGTTAACTCCTTATCTCTAGTTCTTGATGAAAGAGATGATCCAGGCTCATTAAATGCTATATGTCCATCTGGACCAATTCCTCCTAAGAATAGATGAATACCACCGTAAGATTTTATTTTATCTTCATATCTTTGACACTCTGCTTTATAATCTTTTGCCATACCATCTAAAATATTGATATTTTCCTTTGGAATATTAATATGAGCAAAGAAATTATGATGCATATAGTAGTGATAGCTTTGATCATTATCAGGTGTAAGTCCTACATATTCATCCATATTAAATGTAACTACATTTTCAAAAGAAACAATTCCATCTTTGTTTAATTGGATTAATCTCTTATACATTTCTAATGGTGTTCCTCCAGTAGGTAGTCCTAGTACAAAAGGTCTCTCTTTAGTTGGCTTAAACTCATTAATTTTTCTTGCTACATATACTGCTGCCCAATCTCCTACATTTTTATCAGTAATAATTACTCTCATTTTTATTCCTCCTAATTAAATTTATTTTATTTTAAACCCTTGAACTAATTCAATAGCATCAAAGATATAGTCTTGCATATTTTTATTTTCTAACATCATTTTTATATATAACATATCTATTACAGTTAATTGTGATATTCTTGGTGATAATGCTGTTGATCTAAAATTATTTTTCATCTCTACAGTACTCAATTTTATATCAGCTAAATCCCTTATAGGATTAGGAGCTATACTAGTCATAGCAATAACCTTTATTCCTTTGCTTTTAGCAATTTTTGTTATATTGTACATCTCCATTGTTTTACCACTGTGAGAGATAACAAAGAGAACATCATTTGCTCCCATTGTACTTAAACAACTTAGTTGCATATGAGTATCCGTTTCTATTAATGCATGTTTTCCAAGTTCTAAAAGTTTATAGAAAAAATCT
This is a stretch of genomic DNA from Candidatus Fusobacterium pullicola. It encodes these proteins:
- the nagA gene encoding N-acetylglucosamine-6-phosphate deacetylase, whose protein sequence is MKKAIINGELFIGNKFYKEKVLIFEDDKIVDILDEETFKKDGTKIETIDANGSYVTPGFIDLQLNGCGGVLFNDDISKETIETMYKTNLKSGCTSFTPTLITTSDENILKAISLVENLDKEKYGVIGLHIEGPYISLEKKGIHNPKFIREAEDKIIDRIVESGKENVRIITLAPEKTDKKFITKLHKAGINVALGHTNGTYEELKEKEGYGVTLATHLYNGMSSFNHRNPGAVGAIFDSDIHAGVIVDGFHCHYSAIKSAIKIMGERLYLVTDAVAPVGTNMEYFYFEGNKVYYKDGKCFGEDGTLGGSALTMDVGVKNLVKYCDITLEEAIRMATLYPAKAVKIDNEYGKLQPGYFADIVFLDKHLNLKKVIAKGIEY
- a CDS encoding glucosamine-6-phosphate deaminase; this translates as MRVIITDKNVGDWAAVYVARKINEFKPTKERPFVLGLPTGGTPLEMYKRLIQLNKDGIVSFENVVTFNMDEYVGLTPDNDQSYHYYMHHNFFAHINIPKENINILDGMAKDYKAECQRYEDKIKSYGGIHLFLGGIGPDGHIAFNEPGSSLSSRTRDKELTMDTIIANSRFFGGDINKVPKLALTVGVGTILDAKEVLIMVTGANKARALQHGVEEGVNHMWTISALQLHRSGIIVSDEAACSELKVSTYRYFKDIEKENLDSEKLLADLYNENK